CGGGGTGGGCTTTTTGGTAGAATTCGAACAGGGGCAGGGCAATGGAATGTTCGCCGCCCAGGGTAACGAAAAAATCCTTTCCGGGATCATGGTTGGCAAGGACCGTGCGCATGGCCGCGTGCAGCTCATGGGGACCGCTTGCCGGACAGTGCACTGGTGGCAGGGTTGCAAAGTGGGCCATGTCCGCCAGATCCACGCCCAGCTGAGGATCAAAGGTTTCAATCTGATAACTCGCCTTGAGGATGGCTTCCGGTCCGGATTTGGTGCCGCCCATGAAACTCACTGTCCCCTGGTACGGTACAGGCCAGACAAAGATGTGCCTGCCGTGGTGGGTATCAAGATCCAGAAAATGGCTGTACATGGCGTCTGCTCGGGTTGCGGTGGTCAAGTGATCGCCCTGGCAATACGGCTGGCAGAAAACCTGGTGGTTGAACGCGGTCTGGAACGTGCTCCCCTAGACCGGTTTCTTGCTTTTGAGGAGGGGCTTGGCCACACCCAGATCCTTTAATTGTGCCTTCAGGCGGGTGGTTTCTGAAGGCGTGCCCTTGAACCGCACGTTGACCCGGTGCCAACCGGAAGGGGCATGGTCAATGAATGCCGGGATACCGCGCCGGATGATCTGCTGCTGGAACCGGATGGCATCGGCCTGGGACTGAAAAGCCGCTGCCTGGTAGATGTAGGCGAAGCGCTGCTCGGCCTTGGCCGGGGTCTCCTTCCGCCTGGGTTGTTTGGGTGAAGCAGGTTGGGGGGGGTGTACTTTGGGTACCGGCTGGGGTTTGCTCTTTTTGAGCCGGTCATAATAACCAAGCTCTTCGGCCTTGAGCACCTTGGGTTGTTCCGGTTGCACCTGCTGATCTTCCGGCATGATCCTGGCGATTTCCGGAATGGCGTTTTCCGGCCTGTATCCTTTACCCACAAGGATGCCAAGGATGAAGGCCCAGGCCATGGCAACCAATATGAGCAGGGATTTGTTGATCATTCGGGCCAGACCCGGTTTGAACTGTCTGGAAGATGTTTTCTTTTTGCTGTTCTTGGTTGCCATGGCTGCGTGGATGGTTCACGAGGTGCAGGGAAAAAGACGTGCCCTGGTACTTACATTTTTTCCGGGGCGTCCACGCCGAGAAGGGCCAGACCGTTTCGCAGTACCTGGGCCACGGCCTTGAAAAGGTGCAGCCGTGCCTGGAGCAGCTGCGGGTTGGGAGCGTTGAGAATGTGATGCACGTTGTAATAGCGGTGAAGATCTCCTGCCAGTTCCTGCAGGTAGTAGCTGACATGATGGGGACTCAACGTTCGTGCGGCCAGGGAGAGGATGTCCGGAAAACGGTCCATTCGCTTGGCCAGAGCCAGATCTTCGGGCGTGTCCAGCAGGGCGAGGAGCTCCATGTCCGGATGGGTGCCCTGAATGCCGCGTTCTTTGGCCTTGGCCATGAGGGAGCAGATCCTGGCATGGGCATACTGGACGTAATAGACCGGATTGTCCATGGACTGTTTTTTGACCACATCCAGGTCGAAATCCAGATGGCTGTCGCTCTTGCGCGACAGAAAGATGAACCGGGCCGCATCCACTCCGACTTCTTCGCACACATCGGCCAGGGTCTCGAACTTGCCCGCCCGGGTGGACATGGCGATCTGTTCGCCCCCGCGCAGGAGATTGACCAGCTGAACCAGGATGACCTGCAGGGATTCGCGGTCATTGCCGACTGCCTCAATGCCCGCCTTCATTCTCGGAACATAGCCGTGGTGATCGGCTCCCCAGATATCAACCATGAGATCAAAGCCGCGTTCGATCTTGTTGGCGTGGTAGGCGATGTCTGAAGCGAAATAGGTCAG
The DNA window shown above is from Desulfoplanes formicivorans and carries:
- a CDS encoding SPOR domain-containing protein is translated as MATKNSKKKTSSRQFKPGLARMINKSLLILVAMAWAFILGILVGKGYRPENAIPEIARIMPEDQQVQPEQPKVLKAEELGYYDRLKKSKPQPVPKVHPPQPASPKQPRRKETPAKAEQRFAYIYQAAAFQSQADAIRFQQQIIRRGIPAFIDHAPSGWHRVNVRFKGTPSETTRLKAQLKDLGVAKPLLKSKKPV